The Miscanthus floridulus cultivar M001 chromosome 17, ASM1932011v1, whole genome shotgun sequence genome has a window encoding:
- the LOC136515600 gene encoding uncharacterized protein: protein MTRIPSRKTPFQPHPNRGSVAEEELSPAHITAATAQPSKARCRLVASVAAGTAEAAVDSTPFQPHPSRPPRPLVAGRQQHGRRESALFNFYSFLTVVLLVICTCTYIKMQFPAILNDRTGFRGFFWKAARIGERLSPWVSVGCLAMGISTIFF, encoded by the exons atGACG AGAATACCTTCTAGAAAGACTCCGTTCCAGCCCCATCCAAATCGTGGGTccgtggccgaggaggagctcaGCCCAGCCCACATCACAGCCGCCACAGCACAGCCTTCCAAAGCTCGTTGCAGACTTGTAGCCTCAGTTGCAGCAGGAACAGCCGAAGCAGCAGTTGACTCCACGCCGTTCCAGCCACATCCGTCCCGACCTCCGCGTCCCCTGGTAGCAGGACGCCAGCAACACGGAAGGAGGGAG TCGGCGCTGTTCAACTTCTACTCCTTCCTGACCGTGGTGTTGCTGGTGATCTGCACCTGCACCTACATCAAGATGCAGTTCCCGGCCATCCTCAACGACCGCACAGG ATTCCGTGGTTTCTTTTGGAAAGCTGCCAGGATAG GTGAGCGATTGAGCCCTTGGGTATCAGTAGGGTGCTTGGCTATGGGAATATCCACTATTTTCTTCTAA